A stretch of DNA from Desulfosarcina ovata subsp. ovata:
GTGCTCAGTTCCTCCCTGTCCCACGCATACATGAAGGCCATCGCCAACGTGGGCGATGCGGGCGGCAAGGTTGACACCGTCGTGGGCCATGATTTGGAAATCGTGCCCCTGGCCAACCCGGCGGATCTGCGCCCCGGCGATTACCTGCCCATCAAGGTGCTGTTCAAGGGCAAGCCCTTCAAGACCGATTTTCTGGCGACTTACGGTGGGTTCTCCACGGAGCACAATGTTTTTGCCTACGCAGCTTCCACGGGCAAGGACGGCATGGGAAAAATCCGCATTCTCGCCCCGGGGTCATGGCTCATCAAGGTAAGCTATAAGATCCCCTACTCCGATCCGGAAATGTGTGATACGGAAAGTTTCCTTGCAGACTGCACCTTTGAAATCCAATAGAAAAACAAACCACAACCATCGTTATGGGCGGCCGGACCGGTCGCCCATGACGATGCTTAAACGGCTGGCGCGCCCTCTGGCGGCACCAGCCGTTTTCCTCCTTTTGGCCCTGGCCGCCACCTGGCCGCTGGCCGCGTCGCCGGCCAGCCGTTTGCCCATGGGCACGGAATCCAGCGCCACGGTTCCCCTGTTCAACGTGTGGACCGTGTGGTGGAACGCTGACCGCGCCGCCACCGGATACGACGGATACTGGGATGCGCCCATATTTCACCCCCAAACGGGCGCCTTCTCCTTTTCCGAACCCATGCCGCTTAGCGTTGTGGCCGCGCCAATCCTATGGATCACTGGCAATCGCGTCCTGGCCTATAATACCTTGCTGATTGTGTGTCTCTGGTTGAATGGCTGGGTCGCCTATCGCCTGCTTCGCCGGTTCCATTTTTACCGGCCGATTCCCTGGATCGGCGGTGCCATGGTGACGCTATTGCCCCTGATCCATTCCTGGCTGGGGGTGCTGCAACTGGTTCCGGTTTTCGGCATTCTCTGGACCGTTGCGGCGCTTTACCGGCTCAGCCGCCGGCCCACCCCGGTTGGCGGCATGGTGCTGGGGGGCGCATTTTCCGTCACCTATCTCATGTGTGCCTACTACGGTCTGTTCCTGTTGCTGCCGTTAATGCTTTCCGCGGTTTGGCTGCTGGGCTGTCGTATCCGCCAATGGCGTATGTGGCGAGCCCTGCTTGCCGCCCTGCTTGTGGGCGGGATAATCTGCCTGCCCTTTGCCATGCGCCAGGGGCGAATCACAGACGGTGACCGGTCGGCCCATACGGAGCAATACCTGGCCCAGCTTTCGGCAATGGTTCCGGATTATCTCGTTCCGCCCTGGCCGCACTGGTCCGGTGCCGCCGACCAAACCGGGACGGGCGGTTACGCCGGGTTCAGGCTATGCCCGGGCTATCTGAAATTGGGGCTGGCGTCTGCCGGCATGGTGTTCGGCCTGCTGGCACGGCGGCGGCGAAGGTGGACCCTTTTCTGCCTTTCCATGCTGTGCGTGGCTTTCGCTCTCTCGCTGGGTCCGTTGTTGCAGATTTCCGGCTGGCAGCCCTATATGCTCCTGGTGGACCATCTGCCCGGCTTCGGCCAGGCGCGCAATGTCTTTCGATTCGGCGTTCTGGTTCACCTGATGGCGGTGCTGCTCGCCATGATGGGCGTGCACGGAATGCTGACCCTCGCTCGCCGGCATATTTGCCGGGACGGATTGCGCCGCCTGGCCATCACCGTGACCATCGTCACCGGCTTGCTGGCGGCGGTGGAAGTACTGCCGCGTGCACAACCCCTTTACCAGGCGCCGGATGATGCTGCAAACCGGCACTGGGTCAACTGGCTGGCCACCCGTACCCCCGCTGACAGCGTCATCGTTTGTGTTCCCTTTCCTTTCAGGCCCGATGTGGCCGGCTACCAGCAGGAGACGCAGTGGATGTACTGGCAGACCTTCCACGGGCGTAAGATGGTCAATGGCTACTCCGGGCATTTTCCCAGAACCTTTCTCGACCTGAAGATGCCCATGGCCGCATTCCCCGCCCCCGAATCGATCCACCTTCTCCGCGGTCGGGGGGTGAACTACTGTGTCGTAAAACGCGATTCCATATTCGCCGAAGCCGCATGGCGCCTGGCCGAACGGGGTTCCGATCTGGAACCTGTGCTGCATGATGATACGGCGCTGATGGATATCTATCGTCTGTTGCCATCATCTTGAGAAAACAAGAAATACGATCTATTTTGCAAAAACGGAATCGGAAAATATTGATTAATATTGACATGTCATCCATCTCTGAGTATCGTCGGCAGCCAAAACGCAGCTGAAGCTGCGGCGATTTAGGTTCGGTCAATCAAGATCCACAAATAAAGTACCCTCCGCTCTGTTGCTGACAGATCGGTGAACCAAAACCACGAAGGTTTCGATTTCCCATGGGGAAGGCGGACGCGTGGTTTTTTTGTTTTCCGATCGATTGAAACAATTTTCCCGCAAACGTCCATCTGATCACTGATCGCCAATATTAATGCAGAACAGGACCGATGAACAAAATAAAGACATCCATAAAAAACTACTGGAACTGGCGTAGCTCGAGCTACGGTGTTGATGCGGACAAATCGGCAGCCATTGCCAATCAATGGCAATCCATCGTCCACCAGCTGATAAACGGGGCGCCGGGCAAGCGCGCCTTGGATATCGGTACCGGTACCGGGCAATTGGCCGTCTATCTGGCCCGCGCCGGATACGAGGTTACCGCCATCGATATTTCAGAGGCGATGATTGCCGAAGCCCGGCGTTATGCCGCCGATCAGCAACTTCAAATCGATTTTCAGACCGGCGATGCCGAATCCCTGGATTTTGCCGACCAAAGCGTTGATGTCATTGTCTCGCGCAATCTTTTGTGGACCCTTCCCCGGCCGTACCAGGCCCTGATGGAATGGCGGCGGGTGCTGAAACCGGGTGGCCGGCTGATGCTATCCGACGGTTTGTGGATGAACACCACCTGGAAACGCGTTCCCCGGCTGGTTTTCAAGCTGGCAAAGGACATGGGCCGCAACGGCAGTCGGATTTCGCTGCGTTTCTTTTACACTTACGCGTCGCTTCAGAAAAGACTTCCCTTTTACGAAGGGGTCAGCCTGGAATCGGCCCTCGCTCTTATGCAAGCGGCCCGGTTTGAAGCCGTCACCCCCTATGACACCAGCCAGTTACGGATCCACCCTTACGGTGCCTCGGTTCCAAAGAGGGCCGCCCCACCGTTTTTTATCGCATCGGCAATCCGTTGACCCCATATCTCCCATCGTGCTAAGGCAGACTATGCCTACCCAGGATTGAGAGGATGTTGTGAAAGGATTTGCTTTATTGCTATGGATGGGGCTCGGGGCGGTTCTGGCCGTTTT
This window harbors:
- a CDS encoding class I SAM-dependent methyltransferase yields the protein MNKIKTSIKNYWNWRSSSYGVDADKSAAIANQWQSIVHQLINGAPGKRALDIGTGTGQLAVYLARAGYEVTAIDISEAMIAEARRYAADQQLQIDFQTGDAESLDFADQSVDVIVSRNLLWTLPRPYQALMEWRRVLKPGGRLMLSDGLWMNTTWKRVPRLVFKLAKDMGRNGSRISLRFFYTYASLQKRLPFYEGVSLESALALMQAARFEAVTPYDTSQLRIHPYGASVPKRAAPPFFIASAIR
- a CDS encoding DUF4198 domain-containing protein; protein product: MKNRHNHIWMIALAALAICIFATPQVQAHFPWLLLEDGNISPGRPLSWVIGWGHRFPLAGFMDGEELEEVLIMGPGGTQKIKDLSGIQMKSPSSLTKEGAYVIAAKKKSTFYTKTTEGYKRQPKKGLKNVLSSSLSHAYMKAIANVGDAGGKVDTVVGHDLEIVPLANPADLRPGDYLPIKVLFKGKPFKTDFLATYGGFSTEHNVFAYAASTGKDGMGKIRILAPGSWLIKVSYKIPYSDPEMCDTESFLADCTFEIQ